Below is a genomic region from Primulina eburnea isolate SZY01 chromosome 9, ASM2296580v1, whole genome shotgun sequence.
ATAAGTTATATTGTTACCTGCAGCATGCAAATGTTGGTGTAATTGATTGTACCAATGATTATCGATGACATCCCAATATGATTGCCAatctttagtattttcttttatttccaaTTTTGCCTGATCCATTGCTTCATAGATAATTGACATTGTTGGCTTTTTGTCTTGATCAACAAGTTTCAAAACTTTTACAAGCGGTTCCATTGTAGCACAAACATCACGAGCTCTCTTCCAAAATCTTGCATCCATGATAATATTAACAATTTTTTCGGCTATTTTTCTTCTTCTGCTGGTATTATTGATTTCTTCCCACTCCGCAGAAGTGCACAATCTCTTCAAATCTGAAGTATGCCGAACAAGACTTTCAATAGAAATAAATTCTGTAGCAAAGCGGGTTATTTCTGGTCTTAACAATTCACGATCATTGGTAAATGTTTTCATCAAATTCACAAGTTTATCACTGTTGTATATGAAACTTGTGATTTGTTTGGCTTTTTCAATACACTTTTTTACCTTTTCCATCTTACCAACATCTTCCAAAATGAGGTCAAGACAATGTGCTGCACAAGCAGACCAAAACAAATGTGGTCTTTCCATCATCAATTTTGCACCTGCAGCCTTATTTGCACCTTCACTATATCAGTAACAACTTGCACAACATTTTCTTCTCCAATCTCGTCAATCACTTTATTCAATAGAGATAAAATGAAATTAGCTGTCTTTGTTTTGTTGGAGCAATCAACTGAACTATGAAATACCATATTACgatgacaataaatcataaaattgatGATCGGATGCTTGTTGCGCGTGCTCCAACCATCACACATAACTGTACACCCGTACTTGGGCCATTTAGATTTTAATGTATTTAGATAATTATTTATCTCATCCACCTCATCTTGTAAATAAACCCCACCAATTTGGCGTCCTGAGGGACCTTTTATTCTAGTTCCAGCCTCTGCAATGGTATTAATCATGGATTGATAATATGGTCCACTATCTGCTGCATTGAATGGAATAGCATTGTATATAAACCATTTTGAAACATCTTTCCCAACTTCTTTGACTTTTTCAACAGCAAACCAATTTTTTATACTCTTACGTTTTGAGGGAAACATAAATGAGTCAATCCCTTTTGATGGTAATTGAGATCCATCTTATACACTAAAGCTGCGAGGCATATCTCTTTTTAAACCAGGATTTAGGCCAAAAGATGAACTAGCACCAGGAAATCCtacaattataaaatttaagattagaCATgcgaaataaattaataatgtatGTACACACgaattaataatattgtttATATATTGTTTACCTAGACCGTGTCGGTTACGCATTTCCTCCTCAAAAACGCTTGTTTTACGGCTTTCCTTCATGACTTTTCGCAATTCTCGAGTCTCAATATCTTCTGAAGCATCTTCACTGCTACTATCACTTTCCAATCCATGTATACTTTGTTGTATTGATTCTAatactttttcttttttctttttcaataaaTTTCGTTTTGCCTTCGAATCTTGGAGATGTTTTCGTAACATCAAAGATATTTCCTTGGGAGCTTTATAACATGTTTCGACATTTCCAGTAACGTGTGCAATATGCTCTTTTAATATCGTAACTCCTCTGGTTACAACATTTTCACAAAATTTGCATTTTACTCTCTTTCGATTATCACCTACCATATCACCGAACTCCCAACCAATATCGGGTTTTGGAGCCATTctacaaaatacttaaatttaCAAATTCACAACCCACTTCATTTTTTCACTCTCTAAATTGACAATATCAaccaaaaatatttattctatAATTTTACAGATAATTTATCAACGTAAATttaaatactttttaataaaactaaTGATTAACTAAGTGAATTATACATAATTAACTAAGTATACGACAAGGCCACAATACATTAATTaacaaaatttcttttttttttaatcataatcAACTACATTTATTAGTGGAACATATATAACATTAGTATTATTAACGTAAAtacttcaaaataaatatcaccTTAGTTAAACTTTGTCGATAATTAGCTTCCAAATCCAAATAAAAGCTTCCAAATCCAGATTACAAATATTTGTGTACAAAGGAGAAACGCAGCAACAAGAGAGGTTTTTAAATAGAGAGATGATTTTTACAATTTCTTAATATGAAATAGGAAGATAGACTTGAAATTATTGATACAAATTATTGATTCTTTTGCAAGTTGTCTGACACTCTTTTCTTACTCCTCTTTTCTTACTCTTGGCACTCTCGGTCCATTGTTTTAACTTTTACTAGTCTTGTCCCCACAGGCCAACTCATTAGTTTTCAAATTTCTTCTGTGCGTCCAAGTCTTCTTCATCCATAAGCTCATCCAAATTCATTTTGAACAGCCGAACCGTTCCATTCGCACCGGCCGTTCCGTTCCGGCCGAGATATCGCCGATTTCACGACACAAAACGGCGTGACACTACACTCAACGTTTTGTACTGGAACTTTGACGCGCTAGGGGCCGTTCCCGTTCCAGAACGGCCGTTCCGGCTAAGACCCGGCCGCTCCGGTGAACCATGCTCATCatagtattttttttatgtttatgtgtaaaaatccatgtatgttgtGAAAAATTTGAGCAAAAACTTGTTGGATCGGTTTTGAAACGCTTTTGGATCTAAAAACTTGGAATTTGTtgtcattttaaatactgcgacttttcactgtgattttctggaaaactttcaacatatagaacgtagaactttttgataccttcaatttgacagtaaattcgaaatatttggataagaaatgagagatttatgatcgttttcgtggaactgctcaaactgcatttttctgaaaatgcttACTTGATGtgttttgaagttttattgttgcaggctacGTTGGGGATCGACAGGTGATCGTCGCTGCATTTAAGTATATCGAGAAGCATGTTGGGATGATTGTTGGTATTTCGTTTCGTGTCATTAGGCACTTGGTtgaattagaagtcgtaggaattgATTTGGTGTCAAATTTCATGTTCATGAGTTGTATTGCATTGTAGATTGGACGTCGTTTTTTTCGGGGCGTTTGTATAGGTTTATACAATGCCATAGCACTCTAGGAAGAGTCTCGATATGTAGATCGAGTTTGGAGAATTAAGCCAAAAGTGTAATGAATTTTCGTTGGTTCACGATTCCAGTAGGTACACAGACCTGTAGCCGGACCCATGccccggaccctggcacggggtccgtgcactttttccttcaaaatgtgAATTTCCAGCACCTACACGAAccccacacggacccttacacgagGTCCTgccctttaaaaaaaaattagggattgttttggggtttgatgttatgatttagtacgatgattaaacgaggtcaagtcccgagagaTTTAGAACGTTTTGTCATTTTTGGGTGTGGGCGTGactatacgtctaagttatgcaagatagGTGTTCGAACTCATGTTAGTGTGTGCAACAGtggccccaagtgagatccaatGAATTCCTCAACGCCacgtaagtatgttcgacgtgcaaaagaaaatattttaagtttttgaggtatgctaaatgtcttgtaaccaaattatgaacgggtttggcagccggtgaacgtggccgaggatcTCTCCACCCcgataaagcatgaccgggtttagattaagattggaaaacggtaaagcatgaccaatgaccaatccacccgataaagcatgaccggagatcttatgtatgtggcagtggattttccccgtcagcccagtactgtggtttactctgatcaggcacatttatgtatgagtcacttgctttgaaacatagctctacgcaaaatgatgaagtttatgtatgttcaagtatgtatgaagcaagcatttttatgaaaaattttatgatgatggcacgccTGTGTTTATGCtactacgttcaagtttcaagtatgtttatgctattacgttcgagtttcaagtatgtacgctcgactttaaagatgcatgtggttttattacgtgtCACTTGTTatatccagtttatacgtgttgagtctttagattcagtagacttgatcgatgcaggtgatgatgactttgaggagacgaggggtggggccCAATGAGTcgacttggactgagcaggaggctgattcaaatactctgatttcacgtTATTGTTTACGATATTTAAACATGTGTTTTTAGCAAACTTTATTTGTAATCTTTATTTGCAAATATTTGAATGATCAGTTAATTGTTATCGCAATTGAAGGTTTCTATTcaattaagaattttttttcattttttcgcaaattttaaagtAGTTTAAAAGCACGATACGCTACACAGAAAATGCTAAATATCTCGTAATTGTGTTTAGTTTATGTGAAGCAAAAAAAAATCGCAACAATACAATTTGATTGACAAGTTGATTCGTCTAATTTTTACTTTTCTTGTTTCCACAACTACTACATAGTGTGCGCTTTTTGTATGAAACATGCTTAAAAAGTTCTTCGTAATAAAATAGGATATTGCTTTCAGACGAATTTTATAATCATCTACATTGAGTGAGAAATTGCTTCAAATATGAACTCAAATTCTATAAATGATGAACattatatttcgatgaattgtAGATCTCTACTTCAATACTAAAGCAATGTCTTTTATCTGGTATGCTCTGTAGAACTTGCTAAGGTACTATTTCAAACAAATGGAATTTCTGTCTCACGTTTGAATGGCCATTTCATTGTGAGACTACAAGACTTGAAATTGCTTTAAGGATATCAAATCCACCGACCGATGATAAGATTAACCAGTCTCCTTAAAAACACAACACAGAGGAGACACCACTAAGAATCTTATTTATTACAACAACATTGCCTGGTATCGAGCCTATTCGACTGAAGATGCTTTCAACACCTCCGATATCCTTGCGCCCAAACTCTGCTTTGCCTCGGGAGAAACGCCATGCTTGCCAATGATCGTTTCCAACACCGCTTCCGACAGTTGTTTGTTTTCTATCACCGCATTCTCTTTCTCAGGTAAACTACCGTCTTTGGAGAAACTGATCTACAAGGGGACAATTGCAGCCTATTAAGACATTAATTTGTTGCAAGACACACATAATCTATCTTGTTTCTGCCCAGTACGCACTTACCCACAGTGATCCTCGAGGTGATTGGGTGAAGCAGATGGATGCCCCAGGTGGGAAGCTTTCGTTCTTGAAAATCTCCTGAAACTTGCTGGTTGCTTCAGACTCTGCGTCGCTGAAGGTTCCGATTGATTTCCAGTATGCAACGCAGTTCTCTACCACCTTCTCGGAGTACTTCTGACCAGTTAATGGCAAGATCATCCTCACCTGCGTGAATTTCTCGAAGGGACCTATAAAATATGCAGACGTGAGAGACGGAGAACAAGTAACAGCACATCGTTTGAGATCAAGAAAAAAGGGGCGAAGATCACCAGTCACGATGTCCATAAAAAATTCGAGAGAATCCGTCAACTCTTGGGCGTTCTTGCCCTTCCACTTGTCGGCGAGCGCAGTAACGGCATTTTTCTCGAGGTACACACCGATAGCGGTGACCTTGATGAACTTCCCCTCGATTTCCAACCCTCTCGCCCCTGAACCCATTCATCGCCAATCTTATGACAATTAACATGAAAAATTCATGAAATAACAAGCACTACTCACCTGCGCCGCCGAGGAAGAACGTCTTGGTGGATCCCGGCGGCTTCACCAACGATGGAAACTCGCAAGACTCGATCTGTAGATTGGTGATAGACATTGCCTCCCCACCGCACGCCGAACTGTTTTGAGTAACAAAAATGTGGTAAGCAACCCTACTGGGTTTGATGTTTGGAACTGGGaatgaaattatatatatatatatataaattttgacCGACAGTTCAGGAAAGTATGCTTGGTGGGTGTGAAAATGATGGTTTCATGGGACATTGCCGTCTTTTGGCAcggaaaaaaaatttgtgtgagacgatctcacagatcgtatttgtgagacggatctcttattttgatcatccatgaaaaattattaatttttaagttaatagtattactttttattatgaatatggatatggttgacccgtctcatagattatgacctgtctcacagatcttaatctgtgagacgggtcaatcatatccatattcacaataaaaagttcaCGCTACCATGGATGACAAAAATGAACTCGATCTCTCAATTCAACACATGTCGTCGTGAAAAATATCAGGCTCGGGTGTATTTTTGGGTCAAAATAAATCGaatccgaattcaatcctctgcaTTTTTTCAGGTGGGTTCAGGTTGATCTcaaaaaaatatcatgtcattcATTAACCCGAATCCACCCGACTGATCATACCTCACCACAATGCCATTTGTTTGTAATTTTTAAAGCTTTCATGCTGTTTTTAAGAACCAAATGAGGTTATAGAGTAATTTAAGATTGCCTAAAACAATACTCATCTTATAGCaatttcttatttttatatatgtttttaccTAAAACACCCTCAATCTAATCAACGAGTTTTtatctttatctatgtttttgAAATGATTATTATACCACCTCTAACATGAAAAACtggtataaaaatattttctgaattttttttattttaataaaataatctcTAAAAGTTCACACAAATATTATTTTAGCACTAATGTATATTATAGATTATTAATGTCTTTGATACACCCGTTGCATGCTTGTCCTCTCTATCTTCTTTGTAAAATTTATGTTTGAATTAGTTGGATTTTTTTACAGTGGCTAAAGGGttaaaatgatattataaaATTGTGAGGGGTGAAAGAAAAATTGCCAAATTTATAGAGTATCAAACTTGTCAGTATAGTAATAGATGAGACAATTACAAATGTACTTCAGTTTCCTCTATAATATAGCGGAGGGCTAAGAAATGTGCAACTCAACCAGCGGGCAGGTAGCAAAACTTAATTTGGTGGTTGTTTCAATCATCATAAATGTGGCCCACCCATTACTTAATCGAGACAATATCAGGTCAGATTAGATCAGGCATTTTAATATGGGTTAATTGAGATTCAGTACATTTTAAAAATGGAATTGGGTTTTAGTACATAGAAAGAGAAATTTTCTTCTAAATTGCCAAATTTGCCCTTTTACCCTATTTAAGTTTAATTGATCCTCGtcgaaaatggtatcagagcatggttaatttatttcaaacacaaaaattttattattactagtaactaaatgtatgagaaggagaatttcgaaaaaattatgaatccgaactttagttcgagaagaataatttacaagaactattccaatattttggaaaataCACAAGTaaatctaactattgttagatatcagaaacaggaGAACAAAGGTATGTTCCAATGGTGACCACCAAGTTATGGTATAGATCTGATGGAAACATCAGACATATGACGGTATATGTCATATATCAAGAAATGAAAGGATTTAGGTATCCCCGAAATCATTTCAATCTCTATTCCAGAAACATTAGTTTCCGAATAGAGCTATTCAGATGTTCTATAAAGCATCTGAAACAACTCATTGAATCAGGAAATTTATCTCCTGATGAAAGACAGCAGTGTTTGCAAAACCTTGCATACACAAAAGGTAGACTCTTACAGGCCGAAAAGACCAGATCTTCAATGATCTGTTAAATATGCCAGGGACTACCATCCAGTTCGAAATTGAAGTTATCTCCCTGGAAATAATTCAATTAGAACAAGAATTACAGCGAAGTACATGCTTCACTGAACTCGGAACGAAAGGTATGCGTTTACAAGGTCTAAAGAACCgtaaaaacatacttcaaaatctactcagaagaaattcttcagagaaCAACGGATCTGTATAGACAGACGATCTATGAAGGGAAGCAACAGCACCCTTAGGTAAGAAtttatgattcagaataataaatttctggaaatagtaccagactcctctaagctctctctggatcttagagaaatacagaaaacggtacaaaattatggcaatgtgctatattatgtacctcaaagggttgaaaaggtcctagagaaacaagaagaaattcttgagatcttaaaggatattcaaacaagaatacagaaactagaacaacaaccaagttctagtagaagatcttcaggaggttggttaccaccatcctttggtaccgaacctttgttacatcaacaagggaagtccagagtggtgtcaaaacctttaactgaagaagaaaagatgatcaatctaatcaagtctgtctcagaaaagaaattgatctgatgacaactctagaaaggattggtttggaAGATCTACAAGAACTTGCGGagtctttcgcaaatctcaaagtagtagatctaaagatgaatacagcagtaggtgaaacactacctgcaataacctggtcatcttctcaggaaccaccaagggaaagtatgggatctcataatgtaaatatgagagaatctcagactgatttccatactggtggaggatcacacccagcaggaacaagggcaaggagagcacaaattcctttgcaccaaacaccctatggaaaaactgttttagatcctatacatccttacggggttatgcttaaccttgatgtattggacttcaaaaacagagaagatctcatagacgattggacatctgctatgaggattgcagcaggaacacttgatctcaacaaagaaggattcattaaacttttggaaatgagtcttatgggatcagtaaaaattgcttgggacatgacttcagcagacatgaaagagtcagtcctagttggggaatctcttagtgagatcgctggaaagatggctaccctattcaaagcacactttataggggtagactatttcaatagtcaagatacggagaagaagaaaaaatatactcaagctctgtatagtcttgaattacatgatatatgtttggtagatgaatacattatgttattcaccaaatatagatggaattcaggagtcgaagaagatatagctatgcagcttttcttcgcaaaaatgccaagtccttggagagaaatgctcatgagggaatacgtacctggtaatccagatacattggcaagaagagcctctttccttaaaggaaaattggcagaatggtgtcatatggcagcattacaaaagaattacaaacgcctAAGGGGTATCAataaaagaactcctttgtgttgtaaggaaaatgatcttccaactattattggaagtaaaccacagaagcataaaaggagaagttttaggactcatccctatgcacgaagtggaagaagttcttggaaaccaagatcTGTTTGGTccagacagaaagccagatcttataaatctggacagagaagcggaccatcaagaagtaggatatcgTCCCAGGCATCgagttcatctcgaagcacaggaagaacacctacaaagaaaactttcagaagagctcatacgcgagctaatgaaagtttcaaggattgtaattgctggacatgtggagcaagaggtcatatctcgaccaactgtccagaaaatgagaaaagaggCATTAAACGCTTCGATCCTACTCCGGATATAGAAGaggcagtttattaccaagatctcattcaagtataccgatttgaggacattgcctcagatgagagtatatatgaagaagaagaagtcttaagtcaggaagaatctgatggaacagaatcggaatctgactgaagacgaggtgtttcgacacgaaacacatgaagatctgtccgggttttttagccagacaacaatatctcataacatggttcaaagaatcatgagagaaaatccaagtctacagagataccaaggtttctctgcaggacaggtagaaaagttcttaggaagtcttggcctaagaaacagaaagcatcacctaatctataaagtttcaaGAAGGGAAAATGGCAATcccgatggaacttacaggaaatagaatggagatgcagttaattccttccgaagaaattaaggaggaattacaaaaactcaagatagaagtagcaaggactatgtcctggattcatatcggagcaatccaaattatgataaaggctactttcaaagaaggaatAGATTCACCTATCGATATTGCTatttgcgataaaagaatggggaatctacaagattcagtactgggaacaatctcaggaaacctctgtgcaggaaaaattgtaggggtaatctatccaaggatagcctacaacctggcagatcgagatttcagccgagccttgacactacatcagaacttcaaggaaaaaaggctgatgaaagaaggtaataggccatattctattacctatcaaatttcatatgctctatctaatacacatcattctgaattgtttattagaaacgagtttattgaaatccctgaaATATTCGGAAAGgttgctcaggcaatttatccagaaagagttgagtttcctttaatacaggaaacagatatccagatccaagacaaaccgattctacagaggaatcaaagtcttagattggaatcaagaagactatcttttcaaggagatagaattacaagttacagatgggataaaaggcctgtcatagaaacccaacaggagctgaaaagtttttctacaataggaaaacttagatgcccagaaggatggaaggaagtagaaatagtatttgacattacaaagcaaaggaatcaatttccttgtaattcaatatactatttggaacaaccgatgataggaacttaccaaggactgattaatatcggagaattggaggttcatattcaaggaatttcaggaaaagaatcagatcgactgattcttggactagagtttctcgaggaacataaaccttggaaacgtctagagtatgaaatggagtttatggcagataataaaatgtggaaaatccaatgaccacaagtccattctccatatacattccagtaggaatgttgtatgaacaatataaggcagaatactttgctgcatatattgactcaggtgctggaatatgtacagcaaaacgaggagtttttccaaataatttggaagaagagttacccaagattgctggaagagatttttccagaagaatcttaatcttatgtaaaggaattaagatgactgaaatcatgattggcggtgctggacaaacaccttggtacaaggtaaagacaccaccaatttattttcatgatacaggagctgacatattgttaggaaataatttcctacaaatgttcaagtcctatacacaagaaaatgagactagaagattagtgttcacaacaccatgtgctcacaaaatcatagtccagagacttagggaggcattttacagaaaattgccaatccagtttcgcagcaagcgtggtgattcaggaaaacttctgaacccaaaaatgaaggattcaagacggtttggagaaacaatgctccagttaagagcagataaggaactccaaccagaagatatagaatgccttaagataactctacatacaaatgaagtagagtttgaatcaaaggtatcactggaagatgtcaagaaaaggatcaaagaaaattacaatgaagatcccttggcatggtgggacagaaatcaactcagagcttgccttaagattaaggaaggcaaagagtatgaatttgtccgttgtaaacccatcccaatgaacatcattgatcagagggatatgcagattataatcaaggaacatttggaccttggattaatcaaagcaggtatgtcaccatatagcagtccaggttttctggtaagaaatcatggtgagattaaacgaggaaaacccagattggttattaattatcaagaaattaataagattctggagtttgatgggtagagaacacttgattagttgcattcgcaatgccaagatattctctaaatttgattgcaagtctggattctatcaaatacggatgcaggaagaaagcaagaaattcacagctttctccacacctcaaggacattatatttgggaagtattaccaatgggattggctaactcaccccaaatatttcaaagaaagatggataatcttttcaaagattatttcaaatttatgtttgtttacatcgacgatgttttaatagcatccaaagatatgaatgaacatgttaaacatttggagattttctctaaagtttgcaagaaagaaggactggttttatctgaaaagaaagcagtcattgctacaagaaagattgaattcctcggaattgaaatcgatgagtcaggaataattctgcaagaacacatagtcgaaaaagtgcagaattttccagaaagtctcaaagacaagaagcaacttcaaagtttcttaggagttgttaattttgctgggatgtttataaaaaacctagcaaaacacaggaaagtgttcagtccattgttgaaaaaagatgctagatttatatggacagacgaacacacaaaaggacttatccatttaaagaaggtttgcaaaaaccttccaaagatggctattcctcaagacgaggatgatctggtattgtataccgatgccagtgatcattggtgggctgcagtattaacaaagctcacaccagatggagaacaaccatgcagatattgtagtgggttattctcagatgcagaagccataagatggcatatcaacgaaaaagaattttatgcagtaaagagggcttttgaaaaatggccgttatttttacttgcaaagaaattcactttgaaagttgataacactcaaGTTAAAGCCTTTTTAAGGAATaaaattgagtctaaacctgagaaggctagattattacgatggcaagctttgtgtcaaaattatatttttgatattatgataataaaatctcatgaaaatattcttgcagattttttaacaagagatggatagcattgacattgatgctattatcaagatgcagaggcatttaagggaacaccttgaaatgcttcaaaccgagttcaacaagttagctgttaacgcagaagttgcgggaaggctacaacaagctgataagagaattgtctctgatcgaattacaggatgtttacaggcatatactcagttatggtctgtaatgcaaaggcctatcctccagggcattgagagaccactggtttctcaaatggagagttttcgagtacagggcTCTATACCTGGAgcaggggattcaaataccccttgcacaagtgttaagtcgggatcatcacgagatgagtcggctgaaacaaaaattgagactcctgatccttatcttgagtcctcaagtcaacccttcacctcggggactgaagagggagagatcaaccttaggcctcgtattgacaaaggcaaagctaaggttggtactaatgaagATGTAATTTCTCCAATTCAGGATTATCAGCAGAaatgggagaaattaaaaacacgtattggcattaacccagctacaaatagggttgatgtttcaggaaaatatccaagggtatggatgaaacctaattcatatcccaaggaggttaaagcttggtatgaatttggggctcttgcctcagtttatactacgtcacccagctttccggagATTTCAGGTTtaccaaaatggatccaggaagctgttcacgaaacttgggcgaataatgattatttgtccagaggagatattCTGGAGTTGTATTTTttcagtgcagcaccagaaccagcagggaaaggcacacatgaagcctttcatttcatcaagctaaggaggccagatT
It encodes:
- the LOC140840462 gene encoding chalcone--flavanone isomerase, which produces MSITNLQIESCEFPSLVKPPGSTKTFFLGGAGARGLEIEGKFIKVTAIGVYLEKNAVTALADKWKGKNAQELTDSLEFFMDIVTGPFEKFTQVRMILPLTGQKYSEKVVENCVAYWKSIGTFSDAESEATSKFQEIFKNESFPPGASICFTQSPRGSLWISFSKDGSLPEKENAVIENKQLSEAVLETIIGKHGVSPEAKQSLGARISEVLKASSVE